One window of Amyelois transitella isolate CPQ chromosome 7, ilAmyTran1.1, whole genome shotgun sequence genomic DNA carries:
- the LOC106132820 gene encoding multiple inositol polyphosphate phosphatase 1, with translation MCSLILLSLSVFMFEVCSASICFWNSGCPYNYFATATPYNVVRGDIRDSRIKIKSCEAVSIWGLFRHGKSNPDLDTAKNMKKVIATRHFLETSYINGNCSLCAQDVENLKDWPIDDNLFDKPNSVADEGYKEMLGIGRRLKQAFPKLLEKSKDIQYIIQLFDSNDAVMKDSAKGLMEGLKSGSNLDSLTSLFTDSKWCNKKNNTHDIIESLKYHGSSDYLILKDRIQRRTGINYDLTDEDILSLYNLCRYSSSGFEKKLSPWCAIFTTKDLQALEYMEDLHNYYKDSYGTPKNDILGRIPLADLFGKFEQVKLGKGKRMVAYITQASTLSMAYTALGLFKDKEQLTGAYRNSERQWRSSKITAFSANFIAVLNRCAIDEEEDYNVIFYLNEEPLMSICEDGICSWQEFEEKFKSFTNSSAGCNDF, from the exons ATGTGCTCTctcattttattaagtttgtcTGTATTTATGTTTGAAGTTTGTTCTGCTAGCATTTGCTTCTGGAACAGTGGGTGcccttataattattttgcgaCCGCTACTCCTTATAATGTTGTAAGGGGCGACATACGAGAttcaagaataaaaattaaat CTTGTGAAGCAGTAAGCATTTGGGGTTTATTTCGTCATGGGAAAAGTAACCCTGACCTTGATACGGCAAAAAACATGAAGAAAGTCATTGCTACTAGACATTTTTTGGAGACAAGTTATATCAATGGAAATTGTTCACTTTGCGCTCAAGatgtagaaaatttaaaagactgGCCGATCGATgataatttgtttgataaacCAAATAGCGTTGCTGATGAGGGTTATAAAGAAATGTTAGGTATTGGCAGAAGATTAAAGCAAGCATTTCCCAAGTTGCTAGAAAAGTCGAAAGATATTCAGTACATAATCCAATTATTTGATAGTAATGATGCAGTAATGAAAGATAGCGCCAAAGGATTGATGGAAGGCTTAAAATCTGGTTCAAATTTAGATTCTTTAACAAGTTTATTCACC GATTCCAAGTGgtgtaataagaaaaataatacacaCGATATTATTGaatcattaaaatatcatGGCAGTTCAGATTACCTAATC tTAAAAGACAGAATTCAAAGACGCACTGGTATCAACTACGATTTAACTGATGAAGACATTTTATCTCTGTACAACTTATGTCGCTATAGTTCATCTgggtttgaaaaaaaactgaGCCCCTGGTGCGCTATTTTTACAACGAAAGACTTACAAGCTCTTGAATATATGGAggatttacataattattataaagatagTTACGGTACGCCAAAGAACGACATTTTAGGTAGAATTCCCCTGGCAGACTTATTTGGTAAATTTGAACAAGTTAAACTTGGAAAGGGGAAAAGAATGGTGGCTTATATTACGCAGGCTTCGACATTATCTATGGCGTACACAGCATTGGGCTTATTCAAAGATAAAGAACAACTCACGGGCGCGTATAGAAATTCTGAGAGGCAGTGGAGAAGTAGCAAAATAACAGCGTTTTCGGCGAATTTTATTGCAGTTTTAAACAG atGTGCAATCGATGAAGAAGAGgattataatgttatattcTATTTAAATGAGGAACCCTTAATGTCAATATGTGAAGATGGTATTTGTTCATGGCAAGAATTTGAAGAAAAGTTTAAATCCTTCACCAACAGCTCTGCAGGCTGTAACGACTTTTAA